A stretch of Pseudoliparis swirei isolate HS2019 ecotype Mariana Trench chromosome 14, NWPU_hadal_v1, whole genome shotgun sequence DNA encodes these proteins:
- the LOC130204532 gene encoding sodium- and chloride-dependent GABA transporter 2-like isoform X2, translating into MADQLPPQPADALLNKLSEKLSTKDGLHARGQWASKAEFLLAVAGQIIGLGNVWRFPYLCYKNGGGVFFIPYLLFLVLCGIPLFLMETSLGQYTSLGGVSAWKTICPLFGGLGYASQVMILHGCVYYIVILAWALFYLSYSFQAVLPWSHCNNTWNTEACVLFDHGNQTANGSGLPENATSPVIEFWEREVLRLSSSLDELGPISWKLALCLATVWIVCYFCVWKGVKSTGKVVYLTATFPYVMLFVLLVRGASLPGATQGIIYYLKPNHTRLADPQVWMDAGTQVFFSFGIGLGSLTALGSYNKYNNDCYKDSFLLCLLNSATSFLAGFAIFSVLGFMAEEQGVDIATVVQSGPGLAFIAFPRAVAMMPIPQLWAVCFFLMIIMLGLDTQFVSLEALMTSLTDLYPHLIRRGHRRELVLLFVCVACFLVGLVMVTPGGLHVFQIYDHYSCSGASLLLLSIFQSVAIGWVYGADRFNANIRDMTGYSPLPVFKLCWKYLTPAVCTATFVFSLVSWSPLALEKGLVAPLWATTLGWMLTFSSVSLLPIWAVYALATTPGTLPQRFKRLCSPAKGPSPALPLTEKPKERNTDTIRDRMTQ; encoded by the exons ATGGCCGACCAGCTTCCTCCGCAGCCAGCAGACGCGCTGCTGAATAAACTCAGCGAGAAATTATCCACCAAGGACGGCCTGCACGCCAGGGGACAGTGGGCGAGCAAGGCCGAGTTCCTCCTGGCCGTGGCGGGGCAGATCATCGGCCTGGGCAACGTCTGGAGGTTCCCCTACCTCTGCTACAAGAACGGAGGAg gtgtgttcTTCATACCCTACCTGTTGTTCCTGGTGCTGTGCGGCATCCCCCTgttcctcatggagacatcGCTGGGACAGTACACCAGCCTGGGAGGAGTCAGCGCCTGGAAGACCATCTGTCCATTATTTGGAG gacTCGGCTATGCCAGCCAGGTGATGATCCTGCACGGCTGCGTGTACTACATCGTCATCCTGGCCTGGGCTCTCTTCTACCTGTCCTACAGCTTCCAGGCGGTGCTGCCCTGGTCGCACTGTAACAACACGTGGAACACGG AGGCGTGTGTCCTGTTTGACCACGGCAACCAGACGGCCAATGGGAGCGGCCTGCCTGAGAACGCCACCTCCCCCGTCATTGAGTTTTGGGA gcgcGAGGTGCTCCGTCTCTCCAGCAGTTTAGACGAGCTGGGCCCGATCAGCTGGAAGCTGGCGCTGTGCCTCGCCACCGTCTGGATCGTGTGTTACTTCTGTGTCTGGAAGGGAGTGAAGTCCACCGGAAAG GTGGTGTACCTGACGGCCACCTTCCCGTACGTGATGCTGTTCGTGCTGCTGGTGCGCGGCGCCTCCCTCCCCGGAGCGACCCAGGGCATCATCTACTACCTCAAGCCCAACCACACCCGCCTGGCAGACCCGCAG GTATGGATGGATGCAGGCACTCaggttttcttctcttttggaATCGGTTTGGGAAGCCTCACCGCCCTCGGCAgttacaacaaatacaacaacgaCTGCTACAA GGACTCCTTCCTTCTGTGCCTCCTGAACAGCGCCACCAGTTTCCTGGCGGGCTTCGCCATCTTCTCGGTGCTGGGCTTCATGGCCGAAGAGCAGGGCGTGGACATCGCCACCGTGGTGCAGTCAG GGCCCGGCCTGGCCTTCATTGCGTTCCCGAGAGCCGTCGCCATGATGCCCATCCCCCAGCTCTGGGCCGTCTGCTTCTTCCTCATGATCATCATGCTGGGGCtggacacacag TTCGTGAGTCTGGAGGCCCTGATGACGTCGCTGACTGACCTGTACCCTCACCTGATTCGCCGAGGCCACCGCAGGGAGCTGGTGCTGCTCTTCGTCTGCGTCGCCTGCTTCCTGGTGGGACTGGTGATGGTCACGCCG GGCGGTCTGCACGTGTTCCAGATCTACGACCATTACTCATGCAGCGGAGCCAGCCTGCtgcttctctccatcttccAGTCCGTCGCCATCGGCTGGGTCTACG GAGCCGATCGCTTCAATGCCAACATCAGGGACATGACCGGCTACAGCCCGCTGCCCGTCTTCAAGCTGTGCTGGAAATACTTGACCCCGGCCGTGTGCACT GCGACCTTCGTGTTCTCCCTGGTGAGCTGGTCTCCGTTGGCCCTGGAGAAGGGCCTGGTGGCTCCGCTGTGGGCCACCACGCTGGGCTGGATGCTCAcgttctcctccgtctccctgcTGCCCATCTGGGCCGTCTacgccctggccaccaccccgGGAACCCTGCCGCAG cgCTTCAAACGCCTCTGCAGCCCGGCCAAAGGCCCGTCACCGGCGCTGCCCCTCACCGAGAAGCCGAAGGAGCGGAACACGGACACCATCCGGGATCGTATGACCCAATGA
- the LOC130204532 gene encoding sodium- and chloride-dependent GABA transporter 2-like isoform X1: MASSQLRKRDMVNAGPWVGCRVQIKETHTHTHVCSHRRLVRRPNQLSEKTPEFFCCDDRCVSLPEPAMADQLPPQPADALLNKLSEKLSTKDGLHARGQWASKAEFLLAVAGQIIGLGNVWRFPYLCYKNGGGVFFIPYLLFLVLCGIPLFLMETSLGQYTSLGGVSAWKTICPLFGGLGYASQVMILHGCVYYIVILAWALFYLSYSFQAVLPWSHCNNTWNTEACVLFDHGNQTANGSGLPENATSPVIEFWEREVLRLSSSLDELGPISWKLALCLATVWIVCYFCVWKGVKSTGKVVYLTATFPYVMLFVLLVRGASLPGATQGIIYYLKPNHTRLADPQVWMDAGTQVFFSFGIGLGSLTALGSYNKYNNDCYKDSFLLCLLNSATSFLAGFAIFSVLGFMAEEQGVDIATVVQSGPGLAFIAFPRAVAMMPIPQLWAVCFFLMIIMLGLDTQFVSLEALMTSLTDLYPHLIRRGHRRELVLLFVCVACFLVGLVMVTPGGLHVFQIYDHYSCSGASLLLLSIFQSVAIGWVYGADRFNANIRDMTGYSPLPVFKLCWKYLTPAVCTATFVFSLVSWSPLALEKGLVAPLWATTLGWMLTFSSVSLLPIWAVYALATTPGTLPQRFKRLCSPAKGPSPALPLTEKPKERNTDTIRDRMTQ; encoded by the exons ATGGCCTCCAGCCAGCTGCGCAAGAGGGACATGGTCAACGCTGGTCCTTGGGTGGGCTGCAGAGTACAGAtaaaggagacacacacacacacacacgtgtgttcaCATCGCAGATTAGTGAGGCGGCCAAACCAACTGTCAGAAAAGACACCCGAGTTCTTCTGCTGCGACGAT AGGTGCGTGTCTCTGCCAGAACCAGCGATGGCCGACCAGCTTCCTCCGCAGCCAGCAGACGCGCTGCTGAATAAACTCAGCGAGAAATTATCCACCAAGGACGGCCTGCACGCCAGGGGACAGTGGGCGAGCAAGGCCGAGTTCCTCCTGGCCGTGGCGGGGCAGATCATCGGCCTGGGCAACGTCTGGAGGTTCCCCTACCTCTGCTACAAGAACGGAGGAg gtgtgttcTTCATACCCTACCTGTTGTTCCTGGTGCTGTGCGGCATCCCCCTgttcctcatggagacatcGCTGGGACAGTACACCAGCCTGGGAGGAGTCAGCGCCTGGAAGACCATCTGTCCATTATTTGGAG gacTCGGCTATGCCAGCCAGGTGATGATCCTGCACGGCTGCGTGTACTACATCGTCATCCTGGCCTGGGCTCTCTTCTACCTGTCCTACAGCTTCCAGGCGGTGCTGCCCTGGTCGCACTGTAACAACACGTGGAACACGG AGGCGTGTGTCCTGTTTGACCACGGCAACCAGACGGCCAATGGGAGCGGCCTGCCTGAGAACGCCACCTCCCCCGTCATTGAGTTTTGGGA gcgcGAGGTGCTCCGTCTCTCCAGCAGTTTAGACGAGCTGGGCCCGATCAGCTGGAAGCTGGCGCTGTGCCTCGCCACCGTCTGGATCGTGTGTTACTTCTGTGTCTGGAAGGGAGTGAAGTCCACCGGAAAG GTGGTGTACCTGACGGCCACCTTCCCGTACGTGATGCTGTTCGTGCTGCTGGTGCGCGGCGCCTCCCTCCCCGGAGCGACCCAGGGCATCATCTACTACCTCAAGCCCAACCACACCCGCCTGGCAGACCCGCAG GTATGGATGGATGCAGGCACTCaggttttcttctcttttggaATCGGTTTGGGAAGCCTCACCGCCCTCGGCAgttacaacaaatacaacaacgaCTGCTACAA GGACTCCTTCCTTCTGTGCCTCCTGAACAGCGCCACCAGTTTCCTGGCGGGCTTCGCCATCTTCTCGGTGCTGGGCTTCATGGCCGAAGAGCAGGGCGTGGACATCGCCACCGTGGTGCAGTCAG GGCCCGGCCTGGCCTTCATTGCGTTCCCGAGAGCCGTCGCCATGATGCCCATCCCCCAGCTCTGGGCCGTCTGCTTCTTCCTCATGATCATCATGCTGGGGCtggacacacag TTCGTGAGTCTGGAGGCCCTGATGACGTCGCTGACTGACCTGTACCCTCACCTGATTCGCCGAGGCCACCGCAGGGAGCTGGTGCTGCTCTTCGTCTGCGTCGCCTGCTTCCTGGTGGGACTGGTGATGGTCACGCCG GGCGGTCTGCACGTGTTCCAGATCTACGACCATTACTCATGCAGCGGAGCCAGCCTGCtgcttctctccatcttccAGTCCGTCGCCATCGGCTGGGTCTACG GAGCCGATCGCTTCAATGCCAACATCAGGGACATGACCGGCTACAGCCCGCTGCCCGTCTTCAAGCTGTGCTGGAAATACTTGACCCCGGCCGTGTGCACT GCGACCTTCGTGTTCTCCCTGGTGAGCTGGTCTCCGTTGGCCCTGGAGAAGGGCCTGGTGGCTCCGCTGTGGGCCACCACGCTGGGCTGGATGCTCAcgttctcctccgtctccctgcTGCCCATCTGGGCCGTCTacgccctggccaccaccccgGGAACCCTGCCGCAG cgCTTCAAACGCCTCTGCAGCCCGGCCAAAGGCCCGTCACCGGCGCTGCCCCTCACCGAGAAGCCGAAGGAGCGGAACACGGACACCATCCGGGATCGTATGACCCAATGA
- the LOC130204532 gene encoding sodium- and chloride-dependent GABA transporter 2-like isoform X3 codes for METSLGQYTSLGGVSAWKTICPLFGGLGYASQVMILHGCVYYIVILAWALFYLSYSFQAVLPWSHCNNTWNTEACVLFDHGNQTANGSGLPENATSPVIEFWEREVLRLSSSLDELGPISWKLALCLATVWIVCYFCVWKGVKSTGKVVYLTATFPYVMLFVLLVRGASLPGATQGIIYYLKPNHTRLADPQVWMDAGTQVFFSFGIGLGSLTALGSYNKYNNDCYKDSFLLCLLNSATSFLAGFAIFSVLGFMAEEQGVDIATVVQSGPGLAFIAFPRAVAMMPIPQLWAVCFFLMIIMLGLDTQFVSLEALMTSLTDLYPHLIRRGHRRELVLLFVCVACFLVGLVMVTPGGLHVFQIYDHYSCSGASLLLLSIFQSVAIGWVYGADRFNANIRDMTGYSPLPVFKLCWKYLTPAVCTATFVFSLVSWSPLALEKGLVAPLWATTLGWMLTFSSVSLLPIWAVYALATTPGTLPQRFKRLCSPAKGPSPALPLTEKPKERNTDTIRDRMTQ; via the exons atggagacatcGCTGGGACAGTACACCAGCCTGGGAGGAGTCAGCGCCTGGAAGACCATCTGTCCATTATTTGGAG gacTCGGCTATGCCAGCCAGGTGATGATCCTGCACGGCTGCGTGTACTACATCGTCATCCTGGCCTGGGCTCTCTTCTACCTGTCCTACAGCTTCCAGGCGGTGCTGCCCTGGTCGCACTGTAACAACACGTGGAACACGG AGGCGTGTGTCCTGTTTGACCACGGCAACCAGACGGCCAATGGGAGCGGCCTGCCTGAGAACGCCACCTCCCCCGTCATTGAGTTTTGGGA gcgcGAGGTGCTCCGTCTCTCCAGCAGTTTAGACGAGCTGGGCCCGATCAGCTGGAAGCTGGCGCTGTGCCTCGCCACCGTCTGGATCGTGTGTTACTTCTGTGTCTGGAAGGGAGTGAAGTCCACCGGAAAG GTGGTGTACCTGACGGCCACCTTCCCGTACGTGATGCTGTTCGTGCTGCTGGTGCGCGGCGCCTCCCTCCCCGGAGCGACCCAGGGCATCATCTACTACCTCAAGCCCAACCACACCCGCCTGGCAGACCCGCAG GTATGGATGGATGCAGGCACTCaggttttcttctcttttggaATCGGTTTGGGAAGCCTCACCGCCCTCGGCAgttacaacaaatacaacaacgaCTGCTACAA GGACTCCTTCCTTCTGTGCCTCCTGAACAGCGCCACCAGTTTCCTGGCGGGCTTCGCCATCTTCTCGGTGCTGGGCTTCATGGCCGAAGAGCAGGGCGTGGACATCGCCACCGTGGTGCAGTCAG GGCCCGGCCTGGCCTTCATTGCGTTCCCGAGAGCCGTCGCCATGATGCCCATCCCCCAGCTCTGGGCCGTCTGCTTCTTCCTCATGATCATCATGCTGGGGCtggacacacag TTCGTGAGTCTGGAGGCCCTGATGACGTCGCTGACTGACCTGTACCCTCACCTGATTCGCCGAGGCCACCGCAGGGAGCTGGTGCTGCTCTTCGTCTGCGTCGCCTGCTTCCTGGTGGGACTGGTGATGGTCACGCCG GGCGGTCTGCACGTGTTCCAGATCTACGACCATTACTCATGCAGCGGAGCCAGCCTGCtgcttctctccatcttccAGTCCGTCGCCATCGGCTGGGTCTACG GAGCCGATCGCTTCAATGCCAACATCAGGGACATGACCGGCTACAGCCCGCTGCCCGTCTTCAAGCTGTGCTGGAAATACTTGACCCCGGCCGTGTGCACT GCGACCTTCGTGTTCTCCCTGGTGAGCTGGTCTCCGTTGGCCCTGGAGAAGGGCCTGGTGGCTCCGCTGTGGGCCACCACGCTGGGCTGGATGCTCAcgttctcctccgtctccctgcTGCCCATCTGGGCCGTCTacgccctggccaccaccccgGGAACCCTGCCGCAG cgCTTCAAACGCCTCTGCAGCCCGGCCAAAGGCCCGTCACCGGCGCTGCCCCTCACCGAGAAGCCGAAGGAGCGGAACACGGACACCATCCGGGATCGTATGACCCAATGA